In the genome of Notamacropus eugenii isolate mMacEug1 chromosome 5, mMacEug1.pri_v2, whole genome shotgun sequence, one region contains:
- the UBQLN3 gene encoding ubiquilin-3 — MHGGLPKKRDGAAADCCVPTDPAPLPTMAKSGEVPPRDSSASASDPHIIKVTVKTPKDKEEFAVQDTWTIQQLKKEISQRFKAHPDQLVLIFAGKILKDPDSLVQCGIRDGLTVHLVIKMQKRGGGPECLAPGQPAPPPPPPPSPPPVPVHPGGAHPFSLGVLTGLNGLGLTSGSFPDLQNQLLWQHTSVPELVAQIIDDPFIQGLLSNTGLVHQLVLDNPYMQQLIQHNPEIGHILNNPEIMRQTLEFLRNPAMMQEMMRSQDRALSNLESIPGGYNALRTMYTDVMDPMLNAVQEQFGGNPFAAAAATSSTSSTGCSQPSRTENCDPLPNPWASQYGITGGGRDRQHGGQDSRHVPHRSNSQEGSLGFPSIRLAGYLQQVPDPPQGLGAYFQRPPSPLGLGQEPSPTTLSGGHVPPTISPAQQSGTRQSLPKEPLAVKAKTTCPAFLRPPTTSSSNGDKEENSAVPKGHSTNMPNLVSGVTATSGDGFMTSCPVPLAEAPQAPEPAWLTSPTYVRPPQPVPLDTSPQGALRFQEEMRRQLPLLVHLQAAMANPRALQALLQIENGLQTLATEAPRLLLWFTPSLGVLGIPSVIAEAEMGSFPLSNPTPLANPEEPPERAARTVSPGRGLAEGVPQSTPFLQMLQVLTNTSPQLQSLPLQQPEAQFQPQLEQLQAMGFLNPEANLQALIATEGDVDRAVEKLKESQTS; from the exons ATGCACGGAGGCTTGCCTAAAAAGAGGGACGGGGCCGCGGCTGACTG CTGCGTCCCCACCGACCCAGCCCCTCTGCCCACCATGGCCAAGAGTGGAGAGGTCCCACCCCGGGACAGCTCTGCCTCCGCCTCGGACCCCCACATCATCAAGGTGACGGTGAAGACGCCCAAGGACAAGGAGGAGTTTGCAGTACAGGACACTTGGACCATCCAGCAGCTGAAAAAGGAGATCTCTCAGCGTTTCAAGGCCCACCCTGACCAGCTGGTCCTTATCTTTGCGGGAAAGATCCTCAAGGACCCAGACTCCCTGGTCCAGTGTGGCATTCGGGATGGACTCACCGTCCACCTAGTCATCAAGATGCAGAAACGGGGTGGGGGGCCAGAGTGCCTGGCCCCGGGACAGCcagccccaccccctccaccccctccatcTCCCCCACCAGTCCCAGTCCACCCTGGTGGGGCACACCCCTTCAGCCTGGGTGTCCTCACGGGGCTCAATGGATTGGGTCTCACGTCTGGCAGCTTTCCTGACCTGCAGAACCAGCTCTTGTGGCAGCATACATCTGTGCCTGAGCTGGTGGCCCAGATTATAGATGACCCCTTCATCCAGGGCCTCCTCTCCAATACGGGCCTGGTCCATCAGCTGGTCCTTGACAATCCCTACATGCAGCAACTGATTCAGCATAACCCAGAGATTGGTCACATCCTCAACAACCCAGAGATCATGCGCCAGACCCTAGAATTCCTCCGTAATCCAGCCATGATGCAGGAAATGATGCGGAGCCAGGACAGAGCACTCAGTAACTTAGAGAGCATCCCTGGTGGTTATAATGCCTTACGGACCATGTACACTGATGTCATGGACCCAATGCTAAATGCAGTGCAGGAGCAGTTTGGTGGGAACCCCTTTGCAGCAGCTGCTGCCACCTCCAGCACCTCCAGTACAGGATGCAGTCAGCCCTCTCGAACTGAGAACTGTGACCCCCTCCCCAATCCCTGGGCCAGCCAGTATGGGATCACAGGTGGAGGACGGGACCGACAACATGGGGGCCAGGATTCTAGGCATGTTCCCCATAGATCAAACTCCCAAGAAGGGTCTCTTGGTTTCCCAAGCATAAGGCTAGCAGGCTACCTACAGCAGGTCCCTGATCCCCCACAGGGCCTGGGTGCTTACTTTCAGAGGCCACCGTCACCTCTGGGTCTTGGTCAAGAGCCTAGTCCAACAACCCTGTCAGGGGGCCATGTGCCCCCCACAATATCCCCAGCCCAGCAGTCTGGGACCAGACAGTCCTTACCCAAAGAGCCTCTTGCAGTCAAAGCCAAGACGACCTGCCCTGCATTTCTGAGACCCCCTACAACTAGCAGCTCCAATGGGGACAAGGAAGAAAATAGTGCAGTCCCCAAGGGTCATAGCACCAACATGCCCAATTTGGTGTCAGGTGTGACAGCCACTAGTGGGGATGGCTTTATGACCTCATGCCCAGTCCCACTTGCTGAAGCCCCCCAGGCACCAGAGCCTGCATGGCTGACCTCACCAACCTATGTGAGGCCCCCACAACCAGTCCCCCTGGACACCTCCCCTCAGGGTGCCCTACGATTTCAGGAGGAGATGCGAAGGCAGCTGCCACTGCTCGTCCACCTCCAAGCAGCTATGGCAAACCCTCGTGCCTTACAGGCCCTGTTGCAAATCGAGAATGGCCTACAAACCCTGGCCACTGAGGCTCCCCGTCTCCTGCTCTGGTTCACACCTTCCCTGGGGGTGCTGGGGATCCCATCAGTCATTGCTGAGGCTGAGATGGGCAGCTTCCCTCTAAGCAATCCAACACCACTGGCAAACCCAGAGGAGCCCCCAGAAAGAGCTGCCCGAACTGTGTCCCCTGGTCGAGGCTTGGCTGAGGGAGTACCTCAGTCTACCCCCTTCCTCCAGATGTTGCAGGTCCTGACCAACACCAGCCCCCAGCTGCAGTCATTACCCTTGCAGCAACCTGAGGCCCAATTCCAGCCCCAGCTGGAACAGCTGCAAGCCATGGGTTTCCTCAACCCAGAGGCCAACCTCCAGGCCCTCATTGCCACAGAGGGTGATGTGGACAGGGCTGTGGAGAAGCTGAAGGAGTCACAGACATCCTAA